From a region of the Panicum virgatum strain AP13 chromosome 2K, P.virgatum_v5, whole genome shotgun sequence genome:
- the LOC120695659 gene encoding uncharacterized protein LOC120695659 yields MFYCPFKDCSALLVDERGQCEAEIRKAECPCCSRMFCVQCKVAWHYNITCEDFRRLGNDEGRLDDLLLRKVRQESMAQPDPVGSCQSLQKLETHQGINVGHTTLISIGDMDNCKGKKPFVAMLQELDQCSQGANVMARSEFYCTICMETVDLKDLFPITGCTHLFCVGCMNQYITTKVEDNVFSIGCPEPGCKDGLLDPEACRDIIPLQLFHRWGTALCDSALGAFKFYCPFMDCSVLLFNECGPRDAAIRKAECPHCSRMFCARCKVAWHHGVTCEDFQRLRNDEQGQDDLPLKKAVRKNKWERCLRRVVSTYKSLCKSKANPNIDVSHSTLISTEDMDSRKGKEPLDDMLMELGQSFPGVNAMASSEFYCTICMEAVHVRELFPISGCKHLFCISCVSQYITAKVEDNVLSIGCPDPGCKYGALDPEACRDVIPPQLFQRWGAALCDSALGSFKFYCPFNDCSALLVHEHGHGEAAITKAMCPHCRRLFCAQCKVAWHDNIACTEFQRLGKDERGKNDLLLRKVARESRWQRCPKCKMYVERAEGCVYIVCRCQHRFCYLCASPMSKGIHHCSRCKRTW; encoded by the exons ATGTTCTACTGCCCCTTCAAGGACTGCTCGGCGCTACTGGTCGATGAACGTGGACAATGTGAGGCAGAAATAAGGAAAGCTGAGTGCCCATGCTGCTCCAGGATGTTCTGTGTGCAGTGCAAGGTGGCATGGCACTACAACATCACCTGTGAAGATTTCCGGAGGCTCGGGAATGATGAGGGGAGACTAGATGACTTGCTACTGAGGAAGGTCAGGCAGGAGAGCATGGCGCAACCTGATCCTGTGGGCTCCTGTCAATCTTTGCAAAAGTTAGAGACACATCAAGGGATTAATGTGGGTCATACTACCTTAATCTCAATCGGAGACATGGACAACTGCAAGGGGAAAAAGCCATTTGTTGCTATGCTTCAGGAGCTGGACCAATGCTCTCAGGGTGCCAATGTGATGGCCCGCAGCGAGTTCTACTGCACCATATGCATGGAGACAGTAGACCTCAAAGACCTCTTTCCCATTACTGGGTGCACACACCTTTTCTGTGTTGGTTGCATGAACCAGTACATCACTACGAAGGTTGAGGATAATGTGTTCTCCATTGGATGCCCAGAACCGGGGTGCAAGGATGGTTTACTGGACCCAGAGGCGTGCCGTGACATTATCCCACTGCAGCTATTCCATAGGTGGGGCACTGCGCTCTGTGACTCGGCACTGGGGGCATTCAAGTTCTACTGCCCCTTCATGGACTGCTCTGTGCTGTTGTTCAACGAATGTGGCCCTCGCGATGCAGCAATAAGGAAAGCTGAGTGCCCACACTGCTCCCGGATGTTTTGTGCACGGTGCAAGGTGGCATGGCACCACGGTGTCACATGTGAAGATTTCCAGCGGCTTAGGAATGATGAACAGGGGCAAGATGACCTGCCGCTGAAGAAGGCTGTGCGGAAGAATAAGTGGGAGAGGTGCCTCCGGCGTGTTGTGTCTACTTATAAATCATTGTGCAAGTCAAAGGCAAATCCGAACATCGATGTGAGTCATAGTACCTTGATCTCAACTGAAGACATGGATAGTCGAAAAGGGAAAGAGCCATTGGATGATATGCTTATGGAGCTAGGCCAAAGCTTTCCTGGTGTGAATGCGATGGCCAGCAGTGAGTTCTACTGCACCATATGTATGGAGGCAGTGCACGTAAGGGAGCTCTTTCCTATTTCTGGGTGCAAACATCTCTTCTGCATCAGCTGCGTGAGCCAGTACATTACCGCCAAAGTAGAGGATAACGTGTTGTCCATTGGCTGCCCTGACCCAGGATGCAAATATGGTGCATTAGACCCGGAGGCGTGCCGTGACGTGATCCCGCCGCAGCTGTTCCAGAGGTGGGGCGCTGCGCTTTGTGACTCAGCGCTGGGATCATTCAAGTTCTATTGTCCCTTCAACGACTGCTCGGCGTTGCTTGTTCATGAGCATGGCCACGGTGAGGCAGCGATAACAAAAGCTATGTGCCCACACTGCCGCCGCTTGTTCTGTGCACAATGCAAGGTGGCATGGCATGACAACATCGCCTGCACAGAGTTCCAACGGCTTGGGAAGGACGAGCGGGGCAAGAATGACCTGCTGCTGAGGAAGGTCGCACGGGAGAGCAGGTGGCAGAGGTGCCCCAAGTGCAAGATGTACGTGGAGAGGGCCGAGGGCTGCGTGTACATCGTCTGCAG GTGCCAGCATCGTTTCTGCTACCTCTGTGCCTCCCCAATGTCCAAGGGCATACATCACTGCAGCAGGTGCAAGAGGACCTGGTGA